A single Gambusia affinis linkage group LG22, SWU_Gaff_1.0, whole genome shotgun sequence DNA region contains:
- the cdc42bpb gene encoding serine/threonine-protein kinase MRCK beta isoform X2, with amino-acid sequence MSAQERLRRLEELLLEQKEAGCLSVEALLDLLLCLYTECSNSPLKREKHITEFLNWVKPFTSRVKDMRLKRDDFEMLKVIGRGAFGEVAVVKMKNTERVYAMKILNKWEMLKRAETACFREERDVLVKGDSQWITTLHYAFQDDNFLYLVMDYYVGGDLLTLLSKFEDRLPEDMARFYVAEMVLAIHSIHQQQYIHRDIKPDNVLLDVNGHIRLADFGSCLRMMEDGTVQSSVAVGTPDYISPEILQAMEDGMGRYGPECDWWSLGVCMYEMLYGETPFYAESLVETYGKIMNHEERFQFPSHVTDVSEDAKDLIQRLLCSRERRLGLNGISDFKGHAFFSGIDWDNIRSAEAPYIPDVSSPTDTSNFDVDDDVLKNPDIGPPVSHTGFTGQHLPFVGFTFTTDSCFLDRSAAGRAAPGVRTEPDGGGGSEVEAFEKRIRRLEQEKQELNRKLQESTQALQAPARGGTLARDKEIKKLNEEIDRLKKKLADSDRLEHQLEEAVTLRQDYESSASKMKALEKQVKSLRQEKDDIHKQLADSLERLRSQTKELKEAHSQRKLALQEFSELSERMAELRSSKQRLSRQLRDKEEEMDALMQKMDALRQEIRKTEKNRKELEAQLDEAKAEASKERKLRENSEVYSKQLETELHSLKSQQGRGAAVVVGGGGGTESQQELSRLKAELDKKVLFYEEELLQKDSAHSGEIKTLRKGLQESEGALLAANKELLQLRDKLDKANRDRQNEMDDAVAELKEKHEREKSMLTEENRKLTAETDKLCSFVDNLTAQNRQLEDDLQDLSSKKESVAHWEAQIAEIIQWVSDEKDARGYLQALATKMTEELETLRSSSLGARPLPESGVATPPRKPWPPIGGDRMDPLWKVRRSQKLDMSARLELQSALDAELKAKQMVQEELRKVKAAIINLESKLKESEEKRRELVEQVETLKKEVDESRSRSDKGLKLPDFQDSMFDYFNTSPLVPDLTFRTGDLDSTPEKTLTTPPSRSSETEDGKTASVPESPSPILQSSALATLKPKAHQLSIKTFSSPTLCSHCTSLMVGLSRQGYACEVCSFICHVACKDHAPLLCPIPADQAKRPQGIDVQRGIGTAYKAYVRIPKPSGVKKGWQRAFAVVSDCKLFLYDIPEGKSTQPGVVASLVLDLRDEDLSVSSVLASDVIHATRKDIPCIFKVTSSQLSSQFSPVSLLVLAESEEEKKKWVRVLESLQNILTKNQLKSQQVHILHEAYDASLPLIKTALCAAVLDRERIALGTEDGLFIVEVTRDVIVRAADSKKVYQIELIPKEKMVALLCGRNRQVHLYPSGVLDGAESSFDTKLAETKNCQVLTTGLLRPGGPACLLAAAKRQVQCYEISRAKPYHKKLWEVQAPGTVQWLGMLRDRLCVGYSSGFALLALQGESSPISLVNPADPSLAFLAQQPMDALHALEVGAGEVLLCFSQLGLYVDGQGRRSRTQELMWPAAPLACCSNSSHLTVYSEYGVDVFDIHTTEWVQTISLRKFRPLNAEGTLNLLSSEPPRLVYFSNASSEGDLTIPETSDHSRKLMVRTRSKRKFLFKVPEEERLQQRREMLRDPELRSKMISNPTNFNHVAHMGPGDGMQVLMDLPLVGDLISLSPSPSPSPSSSSSRHTLISPPSNFEHIYHMTSASAGAFLQKEASSSSSSQQSLLQPSSSSSSPSISSLGRSVMPSAQDDPIRDKPRPLSSISRQHRSKSHITRTASDFSSGASTRSACEPDLDLDREPDSDSTKHSTPSNSSNPSSPPSPNSPHRSQLTLDSLELEP; translated from the exons ATGTCGGCTCAGGAGCGGCTGCGGCGGCtggaagagctgctgctggagcagaAGGAGGCGGGATGCCTGAGCGTGGAGGCGCTGCTGGACCTGCTGCTCTGCCTCTACACCGAGTGCTCCAACTCCCCGCTGAAGAGGGAGAAGCACATCACCGAGTTTCTGAACTGGG tgAAGCCGTTCACCAGCCGGGTGAAGGACATGCGGCTGAAGAGAGACGACTTCGAGATGCTGAAGGTGATCGGACGAGGAGCCTTCGGGGAG GTTGCCGTGGTGAAGATGAAGAACACGGAGCGCGTTTACGCCATGAAGATCCTGAACAAGTGGGAGATGCTGAAGAGAGCCGAG ACGGCGTGTTTCCGGGAGGAACGGGACGTCCTGGTGAAAGGGGACAGTCAGTGGATCACCACTCTGCACTACGCCTTCCAGGATGACAACTTCCTG TACCTGGTGATGGACTACTACGTGGGCGGAGACCTGCTGACGCTGCTCAGTAAGTTTGAGGACCGTCTCCCTGAAGACATGGCCAGGTTCTACGTGGCAGAGATGGTTCTGGCCATCCACTCCATCCACCAGCAGCAGTACATCCACAG AGACATCAAACCGGACAACGTTCTGCTGGACGTCAACGGTCACATCCGGCTGGCCGACTTCGGCTCGTGTCTGCGGATGATGGAGGACGGAACG GTGCAGTCGTCTGTTGCCGTGGGAACCCCGGACTACATTTCCCCAGAGATCCTGCAGGCGATGGAGGACGGGATGGGCCGCTACGGGCCGGAGTGCGACTGGTGGTCGCTGGGCGTCTGCATGTACGAGATGCTGTACGGAGAGACGCCGTTCTACGCCGAGTCGCTGGTGGAGACCTACGGCAAGATCATGAACCACGAG GAGCGTTTCCAGTTCCCCTCCCATGTGACCGACGTCTCTGAAGATGCCAAGGATCTGATCCAGCGGCTGCTCTGCTCCCGGGAGCGCCGGCTGGGCCTCAACGGCATCTCGGACTTCAAGGGCCACGCCTTCTTCAGCGGCATCGACTGGGACAACATCCGCTCCGCCGAGGCGCCGTACATCCCCGACGTCTCCTCGCCCACCGACACCTCCAACTTCGACGTGGACGACGACGTCCTGAAGAACCCG GACATCGGACCGCCGGTGTCTCACACCGGCTTCACCGGCCAGCACCTCCCCTTTGTTGGCTTCACCTTCACCACCGACAGCTGCTTCTTGGACCGCAGCGCGGCCGGCCGGGCGGCGCCGGGGGTCCGAACGGAGCCAGACGGCGGCGGCGGCTCAGAGGTGGAGGCGTTTGAGAAGAGGATCCGCCGCCTGGAGCAGGAGAAGCAGGAGCTCAACCGCAAACTGCAAG AGTCCACCCAGGCCCTCCAGGCTCCGGCGCGGGGAGGAACTCTGGCCCGGGACAAAGAGATCAAGAAGCTGAACGAGGAGATCGACCGGCTCAAGAAGAAGCTGGCAG ACTCTGATAGGCTGGAGCACCAGCTGGAGGAGGCCGTCACGCTCAGGCAGGACTACGAAAGCTCTGCCTCCAAGATGAAGGCCCTGGAGAAGCAGGTGAAGTCCCTGAGGCAGGAGAAGGACGACATCCACAAG cagctggcCGACTCCCTGGAGCGTCTGCGCAGCCAGACCAAGGAGCTGAAGGAGGCGCACTCCCAGAGGAAGCTGGCCCTGCAGGAGTTCTCGGAGCTGTCGGAGCGGATGGCTGAGCTGCGCTCCTCCAAGCAGCGCCTGTCCCGCCAGCTGAGGGacaaggaggaggagatggacgCGCTCATGCAGAAGATGGACGCCCTGAGACAGGAGATCCGCAAGACAGAGAAGAACCGCAAGGAG CTGGAGGCTCAGCTGGATGAGGCGAAGGCGGAGGCGTCGAAGGAGAGGAAGCTGAGGGAGAACAGCGAAGTTTACTCCAAACAGCTGGAGACGGAGCTGCACAGCCTGAAG TCCCAGCAGGGCCGAGGAGCCGCGGTCGTCgtcggcggcggcggcggcacgGAGTCCCAGCAGGAACTGTCCCGGCTGAAGGCGGAGCTGGATAAGAAGGTTCTGTTCTACGAGGAGGAGCTGCTCCAGAAGGACTCGGCCCATTCCGGCGAGATCAAAACGCTCCGCAAGGGCCTGCAGGAGTCAGAGGGGGCGCTGCTCGCCGCCAAcaaggagctgctgcagctcagggACAAGCTGGACAAAGCCAACAGGGACAG GCAGAACGAGATGGACGACGCCGTCGCTGAGCTGAAGGAGAAACACGAGCGAGAGAAGAGCATGCTGACTGAAGAGAACCGCAAGCTAACGGCCGAGACGGACAAG TTGTGTTCGTTCGTGGACAACCTGACGGCTCAGAACCGGCAGCTGGAGGACGACCTGCAGGACCTGTCCTCCAAGAAGGAGAGCGTGGCGCACTGGGAGGCTCAGATCGCAGAGATCATCCAGTG GGTCAGCGATGAGAAGGACGCCCGCGGCTACCTGCAGGCGCTGGCCACCAAGATGACGGAGGAGCTGGAGACGCTGCGCAGCTCCAGCCTGGGGGCCCGACCTCTG CCCGAGTCAGGAGTGGCCACGCCCCCTAGGAAGCCCTGGCCTCCTATTGGTGGAGACAGGATG GACCCGCTGTGGAAGGTCCGGCGCAGCCAGAAGCTGGACATGTCGGCCCGTCTGGAGCTGCAGTCGGCTCTGGACGCCGAGCTGAAGGCCAAGCAGATGGTCCAGGAGGAGCTGCGCAAAGTCAAGGCTGCCATCATCAACCTGgagag TAAGCTGAAGGAGTCCGAGGAGAAGAGGCGGGAGTTGGTGGAGCAGGTGGAGACTCTGAAGAAGGAGGTGGATGAGAGCCGCTCCCGCTCCGACAAAG GCCTGAAGCTGCCAGACTTCCAGGACTCCATGTTCGATTACTTCAACACGTCTCCTCTGGTTCCGGACCTCACCTTCAGG ACGGGAGATTTGGACTCCACCCCCGAGAAGACGCTCACCACGCCGCCTTCCCGATCCTCTGAGACCGAG GACGGAAAAACGGCGTCGGTTCCTGAAAGCCCCTCCCCCATCTTACAGAGCTCAGCGCTGGCTACACTTAAG CCCAAAGCTCACCAGCTGAGCATCAAAACGTTCTCCAGCCCCACGCTCTGCTCCCACTGCACCTCCCTGATGGTGGGTCTCAGTCGCCAGGGATACGCCTGCGAAG TCTGCTCCTTCATCTGCCATGTGGCCTGTAAAGACCACGCCCCCCTGCTGTGCCCCATCCCGGCGGATCAGGCCAAGAGGCCGCAGGGCATCGACGTCCAGAGGGGCATCGGCACCGCCTACAAGGCCTACGTCCGG ATCCCGAAGCCCAGCGGCGTGAAGAAGGGCTGGCAGCGAGCGTTCGCCGTGGTGTCGGACTGCAAACTGTTTCTCTACGACATTCCAGAGGGGAAGTCCACCCAGCCGGGCGTGGTGGCCAGTCTGGTCCTGGACCTCAG AGATGAAGATCTGTCCGTCAGCTCTGTGTTGGCGTCTGACGTAATCCACGCTACCAGGAAGGACATCCCCTGCATCTTCAAG GTGACGTCGTCGCAGCTGAGCTCGCAGTTCTCCCCGGTGTCGCTGCTGGTGCTGGCGGAGAgcgaggaggagaagaagaagtggGTCCGGGTTCTGGAGAGCCTGCAGAACATCCTGACCAAGAACCAGCTGAAGAGCCAGCAGGTCCACATCCTGCATGAGGCGTACGACGCCTCGCTGCCCCTCATCAAGACGGCACTGTGCGCCGCTGTCCTGG ATCGGGAGAGGATCGCTCTGGGAACAGAAGACGGGTTGTTCATCGTCGAGGTTACGAGAGACG TCATCGTCCGGGCAGCTGACAGTAAGAAGGTTTACCAGATCGAACTCATTCCCAAGGAGAAGATGGTGGCTCTGCTGTGCGGCCGGAACCGGCAGGTCCACCTTTACCCGTCAGGGGTTCTGGACGGGGCGGAGTCGTCCTTCGACACCAAGCTGGCAGAGACCAAGAACTGCCAAGTTCTGACCACCGGGCTGCTCCGACCCGGAGGCCCCGCCTGCCTGCTGGCCGCCGCCAAACGCCAG GTCCAGTGCTACGAGATCAGCCGGGCGAAGCCGTACCACAAGAAGCTGTGGGAGGTGCAGGCGCCGGGCACGGTGCAGTGGCTAGGCATGCTGCGGGACCGGCTGTGTGTGGGATACTCGTCCGGCTTCGCCCTGCTGGCGCTGCAGGGAGAGTCGTCGCCCATCAGCCTGGTGAACCCGGCCGACCCGTCCCTGGCCTTCCTGGCCCAGCAGCCCATGGACGCGCTGCACGCCCTGGAGGTCGGCGCCGGCGAGGTTCTGCTCTGTTTCAGCCAGCTGGGCCTCTACGTGGACGGGCAGGGCCGGCGCTCCCGGACCCAGGAGCTGATGTGGCCCGCGGCGCCGCTGGCCTGCT GTTCGAACTCGTCCCACCTGACGGTTTACAGCGAGTACGGAGTGGACGTGTTCGACATCCACACCACCGAATGGGTCCAGACCATCTCCCTGCGCAAg TTCCGGCCCCTGAACGCTGAAGGAACGCTGAACCTGCTGAGCTCAGAACCGCCTCGCCTGGTTTACTTCAGCAACGCCTCGTCAG AGGGAGACCTCACCATCCCGGAGACGTCGGACCACAGCAGGAAGTTGATGGTTCGGACTCGCAGCAAGAGGAAGTTCCTGTTTAAGGTTCCAGAGGAGGAGCGGCTCCAGCAGAGGAG GGAGATGCTGAGGGACCCGGAGCTCCGATCCAAGATGATTTCCAACCCGACCAACTTCAACCACGTGGCCCACATGGGACCAGGAGACGGCATGCAGGTCCTGATGGACCTCCCCCTG GTCGGTGACCTcatctccctctctccctccccgtctccttctccctcctcctcttcctcccgtCACACCCTCATCTCCCCCCCCTCCAACTTTGAGCACATCTATCACATGACGTCGGCATCGGCCGGCGCCTTCTTGCAGAAGGaggcctcctcttcctcctcctcccagcaGAGCCTCCTgcagccttcctcctcctcctcctctccctccatcTCCTCTCTGGGAAGG AGTGTGATGCCCTCCGCCCAGGACGACCCAATCAGAGACAAGCCCCGCCCACTGTCCAGCATCTCCCGGCAACACAGGAGCAAGTCGCACATCACACGCACGGCGTCAG ATTTCAGTTCCGGAGCTTCAACACGCAGCGCCTGTGAgccggacctggacctggaccgaGAG CCGGACTCTGACTCCACCAAACACTCGACCCCCTCCAACAGCTCCAACCCCAGCAGCCCCCCCAGCCCCAACTCCCCCCACCGCAGCCAGCTGACTCTGGACAGCCTGGAACTGGAGCCCTAA
- the cdc42bpb gene encoding serine/threonine-protein kinase MRCK beta isoform X4 has translation MSAQERLRRLEELLLEQKEAGCLSVEALLDLLLCLYTECSNSPLKREKHITEFLNWVKPFTSRVKDMRLKRDDFEMLKVIGRGAFGEVAVVKMKNTERVYAMKILNKWEMLKRAETACFREERDVLVKGDSQWITTLHYAFQDDNFLYLVMDYYVGGDLLTLLSKFEDRLPEDMARFYVAEMVLAIHSIHQQQYIHRDIKPDNVLLDVNGHIRLADFGSCLRMMEDGTVQSSVAVGTPDYISPEILQAMEDGMGRYGPECDWWSLGVCMYEMLYGETPFYAESLVETYGKIMNHEERFQFPSHVTDVSEDAKDLIQRLLCSRERRLGLNGISDFKGHAFFSGIDWDNIRSAEAPYIPDVSSPTDTSNFDVDDDVLKNPDIGPPVSHTGFTGQHLPFVGFTFTTDSCFLDRSAAGRAAPGVRTEPDGGGGSEVEAFEKRIRRLEQEKQELNRKLQESTQALQAPARGGTLARDKEIKKLNEEIDRLKKKLADSDRLEHQLEEAVTLRQDYESSASKMKALEKQVKSLRQEKDDIHKQLADSLERLRSQTKELKEAHSQRKLALQEFSELSERMAELRSSKQRLSRQLRDKEEEMDALMQKMDALRQEIRKTEKNRKELEAQLDEAKAEASKERKLRENSEVYSKQLETELHSLKSQQGRGAAVVVGGGGGTESQQELSRLKAELDKKVLFYEEELLQKDSAHSGEIKTLRKGLQESEGALLAANKELLQLRDKLDKANRDRQNEMDDAVAELKEKHEREKSMLTEENRKLTAETDKLCSFVDNLTAQNRQLEDDLQDLSSKKESVAHWEAQIAEIIQWVSDEKDARGYLQALATKMTEELETLRSSSLGARPLPESGVATPPRKPWPPIGGDRMDPLWKVRRSQKLDMSARLELQSALDAELKAKQMVQEELRKVKAAIINLESKLKESEEKRRELVEQVETLKKEVDESRSRSDKGLKLPDFQDSMFDYFNTSPLVPDLTFRASLCSASSLLALWEETGDLDSTPEKTLTTPPSRSSETEDGKTASVPESPSPILQSSALATLKPKAHQLSIKTFSSPTLCSHCTSLMVGLSRQGYACEVCSFICHVACKDHAPLLCPIPADQAKRPQGIDVQRGIGTAYKAYVRIPKPSGVKKGWQRAFAVVSDCKLFLYDIPEGKSTQPGVVASLVLDLRDEDLSVSSVLASDVIHATRKDIPCIFKVTSSQLSSQFSPVSLLVLAESEEEKKKWVRVLESLQNILTKNQLKSQQVHILHEAYDASLPLIKTALCAAVLDRERIALGTEDGLFIVEVTRDVIVRAADSKKVYQIELIPKEKMVALLCGRNRQVHLYPSGVLDGAESSFDTKLAETKNCQVLTTGLLRPGGPACLLAAAKRQVQCYEISRAKPYHKKLWEVQAPGTVQWLGMLRDRLCVGYSSGFALLALQGESSPISLVNPADPSLAFLAQQPMDALHALEVGAGEVLLCFSQLGLYVDGQGRRSRTQELMWPAAPLACCSNSSHLTVYSEYGVDVFDIHTTEWVQTISLRKFRPLNAEGTLNLLSSEPPRLVYFSNASSEGDLTIPETSDHSRKLMVRTRSKRKFLFKVPEEERLQQRREMLRDPELRSKMISNPTNFNHVAHMGPGDGMQVLMDLPLSVMPSAQDDPIRDKPRPLSSISRQHRSKSHITRTASDFSSGASTRSACEPDLDLDREPDSDSTKHSTPSNSSNPSSPPSPNSPHRSQLTLDSLELEP, from the exons ATGTCGGCTCAGGAGCGGCTGCGGCGGCtggaagagctgctgctggagcagaAGGAGGCGGGATGCCTGAGCGTGGAGGCGCTGCTGGACCTGCTGCTCTGCCTCTACACCGAGTGCTCCAACTCCCCGCTGAAGAGGGAGAAGCACATCACCGAGTTTCTGAACTGGG tgAAGCCGTTCACCAGCCGGGTGAAGGACATGCGGCTGAAGAGAGACGACTTCGAGATGCTGAAGGTGATCGGACGAGGAGCCTTCGGGGAG GTTGCCGTGGTGAAGATGAAGAACACGGAGCGCGTTTACGCCATGAAGATCCTGAACAAGTGGGAGATGCTGAAGAGAGCCGAG ACGGCGTGTTTCCGGGAGGAACGGGACGTCCTGGTGAAAGGGGACAGTCAGTGGATCACCACTCTGCACTACGCCTTCCAGGATGACAACTTCCTG TACCTGGTGATGGACTACTACGTGGGCGGAGACCTGCTGACGCTGCTCAGTAAGTTTGAGGACCGTCTCCCTGAAGACATGGCCAGGTTCTACGTGGCAGAGATGGTTCTGGCCATCCACTCCATCCACCAGCAGCAGTACATCCACAG AGACATCAAACCGGACAACGTTCTGCTGGACGTCAACGGTCACATCCGGCTGGCCGACTTCGGCTCGTGTCTGCGGATGATGGAGGACGGAACG GTGCAGTCGTCTGTTGCCGTGGGAACCCCGGACTACATTTCCCCAGAGATCCTGCAGGCGATGGAGGACGGGATGGGCCGCTACGGGCCGGAGTGCGACTGGTGGTCGCTGGGCGTCTGCATGTACGAGATGCTGTACGGAGAGACGCCGTTCTACGCCGAGTCGCTGGTGGAGACCTACGGCAAGATCATGAACCACGAG GAGCGTTTCCAGTTCCCCTCCCATGTGACCGACGTCTCTGAAGATGCCAAGGATCTGATCCAGCGGCTGCTCTGCTCCCGGGAGCGCCGGCTGGGCCTCAACGGCATCTCGGACTTCAAGGGCCACGCCTTCTTCAGCGGCATCGACTGGGACAACATCCGCTCCGCCGAGGCGCCGTACATCCCCGACGTCTCCTCGCCCACCGACACCTCCAACTTCGACGTGGACGACGACGTCCTGAAGAACCCG GACATCGGACCGCCGGTGTCTCACACCGGCTTCACCGGCCAGCACCTCCCCTTTGTTGGCTTCACCTTCACCACCGACAGCTGCTTCTTGGACCGCAGCGCGGCCGGCCGGGCGGCGCCGGGGGTCCGAACGGAGCCAGACGGCGGCGGCGGCTCAGAGGTGGAGGCGTTTGAGAAGAGGATCCGCCGCCTGGAGCAGGAGAAGCAGGAGCTCAACCGCAAACTGCAAG AGTCCACCCAGGCCCTCCAGGCTCCGGCGCGGGGAGGAACTCTGGCCCGGGACAAAGAGATCAAGAAGCTGAACGAGGAGATCGACCGGCTCAAGAAGAAGCTGGCAG ACTCTGATAGGCTGGAGCACCAGCTGGAGGAGGCCGTCACGCTCAGGCAGGACTACGAAAGCTCTGCCTCCAAGATGAAGGCCCTGGAGAAGCAGGTGAAGTCCCTGAGGCAGGAGAAGGACGACATCCACAAG cagctggcCGACTCCCTGGAGCGTCTGCGCAGCCAGACCAAGGAGCTGAAGGAGGCGCACTCCCAGAGGAAGCTGGCCCTGCAGGAGTTCTCGGAGCTGTCGGAGCGGATGGCTGAGCTGCGCTCCTCCAAGCAGCGCCTGTCCCGCCAGCTGAGGGacaaggaggaggagatggacgCGCTCATGCAGAAGATGGACGCCCTGAGACAGGAGATCCGCAAGACAGAGAAGAACCGCAAGGAG CTGGAGGCTCAGCTGGATGAGGCGAAGGCGGAGGCGTCGAAGGAGAGGAAGCTGAGGGAGAACAGCGAAGTTTACTCCAAACAGCTGGAGACGGAGCTGCACAGCCTGAAG TCCCAGCAGGGCCGAGGAGCCGCGGTCGTCgtcggcggcggcggcggcacgGAGTCCCAGCAGGAACTGTCCCGGCTGAAGGCGGAGCTGGATAAGAAGGTTCTGTTCTACGAGGAGGAGCTGCTCCAGAAGGACTCGGCCCATTCCGGCGAGATCAAAACGCTCCGCAAGGGCCTGCAGGAGTCAGAGGGGGCGCTGCTCGCCGCCAAcaaggagctgctgcagctcagggACAAGCTGGACAAAGCCAACAGGGACAG GCAGAACGAGATGGACGACGCCGTCGCTGAGCTGAAGGAGAAACACGAGCGAGAGAAGAGCATGCTGACTGAAGAGAACCGCAAGCTAACGGCCGAGACGGACAAG TTGTGTTCGTTCGTGGACAACCTGACGGCTCAGAACCGGCAGCTGGAGGACGACCTGCAGGACCTGTCCTCCAAGAAGGAGAGCGTGGCGCACTGGGAGGCTCAGATCGCAGAGATCATCCAGTG GGTCAGCGATGAGAAGGACGCCCGCGGCTACCTGCAGGCGCTGGCCACCAAGATGACGGAGGAGCTGGAGACGCTGCGCAGCTCCAGCCTGGGGGCCCGACCTCTG CCCGAGTCAGGAGTGGCCACGCCCCCTAGGAAGCCCTGGCCTCCTATTGGTGGAGACAGGATG GACCCGCTGTGGAAGGTCCGGCGCAGCCAGAAGCTGGACATGTCGGCCCGTCTGGAGCTGCAGTCGGCTCTGGACGCCGAGCTGAAGGCCAAGCAGATGGTCCAGGAGGAGCTGCGCAAAGTCAAGGCTGCCATCATCAACCTGgagag TAAGCTGAAGGAGTCCGAGGAGAAGAGGCGGGAGTTGGTGGAGCAGGTGGAGACTCTGAAGAAGGAGGTGGATGAGAGCCGCTCCCGCTCCGACAAAG GCCTGAAGCTGCCAGACTTCCAGGACTCCATGTTCGATTACTTCAACACGTCTCCTCTGGTTCCGGACCTCACCTTCAGG GCGTCACTTTGCTCCGCCTCCTCCCTGCTCGCCCTTTGGGAAGAA ACGGGAGATTTGGACTCCACCCCCGAGAAGACGCTCACCACGCCGCCTTCCCGATCCTCTGAGACCGAG GACGGAAAAACGGCGTCGGTTCCTGAAAGCCCCTCCCCCATCTTACAGAGCTCAGCGCTGGCTACACTTAAG CCCAAAGCTCACCAGCTGAGCATCAAAACGTTCTCCAGCCCCACGCTCTGCTCCCACTGCACCTCCCTGATGGTGGGTCTCAGTCGCCAGGGATACGCCTGCGAAG TCTGCTCCTTCATCTGCCATGTGGCCTGTAAAGACCACGCCCCCCTGCTGTGCCCCATCCCGGCGGATCAGGCCAAGAGGCCGCAGGGCATCGACGTCCAGAGGGGCATCGGCACCGCCTACAAGGCCTACGTCCGG ATCCCGAAGCCCAGCGGCGTGAAGAAGGGCTGGCAGCGAGCGTTCGCCGTGGTGTCGGACTGCAAACTGTTTCTCTACGACATTCCAGAGGGGAAGTCCACCCAGCCGGGCGTGGTGGCCAGTCTGGTCCTGGACCTCAG AGATGAAGATCTGTCCGTCAGCTCTGTGTTGGCGTCTGACGTAATCCACGCTACCAGGAAGGACATCCCCTGCATCTTCAAG GTGACGTCGTCGCAGCTGAGCTCGCAGTTCTCCCCGGTGTCGCTGCTGGTGCTGGCGGAGAgcgaggaggagaagaagaagtggGTCCGGGTTCTGGAGAGCCTGCAGAACATCCTGACCAAGAACCAGCTGAAGAGCCAGCAGGTCCACATCCTGCATGAGGCGTACGACGCCTCGCTGCCCCTCATCAAGACGGCACTGTGCGCCGCTGTCCTGG ATCGGGAGAGGATCGCTCTGGGAACAGAAGACGGGTTGTTCATCGTCGAGGTTACGAGAGACG TCATCGTCCGGGCAGCTGACAGTAAGAAGGTTTACCAGATCGAACTCATTCCCAAGGAGAAGATGGTGGCTCTGCTGTGCGGCCGGAACCGGCAGGTCCACCTTTACCCGTCAGGGGTTCTGGACGGGGCGGAGTCGTCCTTCGACACCAAGCTGGCAGAGACCAAGAACTGCCAAGTTCTGACCACCGGGCTGCTCCGACCCGGAGGCCCCGCCTGCCTGCTGGCCGCCGCCAAACGCCAG GTCCAGTGCTACGAGATCAGCCGGGCGAAGCCGTACCACAAGAAGCTGTGGGAGGTGCAGGCGCCGGGCACGGTGCAGTGGCTAGGCATGCTGCGGGACCGGCTGTGTGTGGGATACTCGTCCGGCTTCGCCCTGCTGGCGCTGCAGGGAGAGTCGTCGCCCATCAGCCTGGTGAACCCGGCCGACCCGTCCCTGGCCTTCCTGGCCCAGCAGCCCATGGACGCGCTGCACGCCCTGGAGGTCGGCGCCGGCGAGGTTCTGCTCTGTTTCAGCCAGCTGGGCCTCTACGTGGACGGGCAGGGCCGGCGCTCCCGGACCCAGGAGCTGATGTGGCCCGCGGCGCCGCTGGCCTGCT GTTCGAACTCGTCCCACCTGACGGTTTACAGCGAGTACGGAGTGGACGTGTTCGACATCCACACCACCGAATGGGTCCAGACCATCTCCCTGCGCAAg TTCCGGCCCCTGAACGCTGAAGGAACGCTGAACCTGCTGAGCTCAGAACCGCCTCGCCTGGTTTACTTCAGCAACGCCTCGTCAG AGGGAGACCTCACCATCCCGGAGACGTCGGACCACAGCAGGAAGTTGATGGTTCGGACTCGCAGCAAGAGGAAGTTCCTGTTTAAGGTTCCAGAGGAGGAGCGGCTCCAGCAGAGGAG GGAGATGCTGAGGGACCCGGAGCTCCGATCCAAGATGATTTCCAACCCGACCAACTTCAACCACGTGGCCCACATGGGACCAGGAGACGGCATGCAGGTCCTGATGGACCTCCCCCTG AGTGTGATGCCCTCCGCCCAGGACGACCCAATCAGAGACAAGCCCCGCCCACTGTCCAGCATCTCCCGGCAACACAGGAGCAAGTCGCACATCACACGCACGGCGTCAG ATTTCAGTTCCGGAGCTTCAACACGCAGCGCCTGTGAgccggacctggacctggaccgaGAG CCGGACTCTGACTCCACCAAACACTCGACCCCCTCCAACAGCTCCAACCCCAGCAGCCCCCCCAGCCCCAACTCCCCCCACCGCAGCCAGCTGACTCTGGACAGCCTGGAACTGGAGCCCTAA